One stretch of Melospiza georgiana isolate bMelGeo1 chromosome 28, bMelGeo1.pri, whole genome shotgun sequence DNA includes these proteins:
- the CD79B gene encoding B-cell antigen receptor complex-associated protein beta chain — protein MAALGTRLWLLPVTLWLLPLLTGGTQAENSTENSTDGTCPSVHQNVRYVAIKKNMPIYFVCYSQEPENMQWYKTAKKREDLSVLDQNTARYHVERTNTSINLTLLRTSYEDNGIYVCDKKGLRQKEKLHSCGTELRVMGTSSIKQFQNRNTLKDAIIIIQSILLVIFISIPTLLFLDKGEEKKSPEEDHTYEGLEVEQMATYEDITPFRDVKAKWTVGERPGEE, from the exons atggctgctctgggcacgaggctctggctgctcccggtgaccctctggctgctgcctctgctcacag GTGGGACCCAAGCAGAGAACAGCACTGAGAACAGCACAG ATGGCACGTGTCCCTCGGTGCACCAGAACGTGCGGTACGTGGCCATCAAGAAGAACATGCCCATCTACTTCGTGTGCTACTCCCAGGAGCCCGAGAACATGCAGTGGTACAAGACAGCAAAGAAGAGGGAGGACCTCTCTGTGCTGGATCAGAACACGGCCAGGTACCATGTCGAGAGGACAAACACCTCCATCAACCTGACCCTCCTCAGGACCAGCTACGAGGACAACGGGATCTACGTGTGTGACAAGAAGGGCCTGCGGCAGAAGGAGAAGCTGCACTCGTGTGGGACAGAGCTCCGGGTCATGG gtACCAGCAGCATCAAGCAGTTCCAGAACAGGAACACGCTGAAAGAtgccatcatcatcatccagtCCATCCTGCTCGTCATCTTCATCAGCATCCCCACCCTCCTCTTCCTAGACAAG GGTGAAGAGAAGAAGAGCCCAGAGGAGGACCACACCTATGAG gggctggaggtggAGCAGATGGCCACCTACGAGGACATCACTCCTTTCCGGGACGTGAAGGCCAAGTGGACGGTGGGGGAGCGCCCAGGTGAAGAGTGA
- the LOC131094224 gene encoding somatotropin: MAPGSWLSPLAIAVITVALQWPQAAATFPAMPLSSLFANAVLRAQHLHLLAAETYKEFERSYIPEDQRHTNKNSQVAYCYSETIPAPTGKEDAQQKSDMELLRFSLVLIQSWLTPVQYLSKVFTNNLVFGTSDRVYEKLKDLEEGIQALMRELEERSPQGLQVLKATYEKFELHLRGEDALVKNYGLLSCFKKDLHKVETYLKVMRCRRYGEGNCAL; this comes from the exons ATGGCTCCAG GCTCCTGGCTCTCTCCTCTGGCCATTGCTGTGATCACCGTGGCACTGCAGTGGCCACAGGCAGCTGCCACCTTCCCGGCCATGCCCCTGTCCAGCCTGTTTGCCAACGCTGTGCTGAGGGCTCAGCACCTTCACCTCCTGGCTGCCGAGACCTACAAGGAGTTT GAACGCAGCTACATCCCAGAGGACCAAAGGCACACCAACAAAAACTCCCAGGTAGCCTACTGCTACTCAGAaaccatccctgctcccacGGGCAAGGAGGATGCCCAGCAGAAATCG GACATGGAGCTTCTCCGGTTTTCCCTGGTTCTCATCCAGTCCTGGCTGACCCCAGTGCAGTACCTGAGCAAGGTGTTCACAAACAACTTGGTTTTTGGCACCTCAGACAGGGTGTATGAAAAGCTAAAGGACCTGGAAGAAGGGATCCAAGCTCTGATGAGG gagctggaggagcgcAGCCCGCAGGGTCTGCAGGTGCTCAAAGCCACCTATGAGAAATTCGAGCTCCACCTGCGCGGGGAGGACGCGCTGGTCAAGAACTACGGGCTGCTCTCATGCTTCAAAAAGGACCTGCACAAGGTGGAGACCTACCTGAAGGTGATGAGGTGCCGGCGCTACGGAGAGGGGAATTGCGCCCTCTGA